A genomic window from Maridesulfovibrio sp. includes:
- a CDS encoding methyl-accepting chemotaxis protein yields the protein MLKNLSIAGRFVLLLASVLVFLVLCGAMFLLEIRDVEHIGLSEIENVMLIGQKEKVEVATRAAAESIGAQLQEIDGDDAKVAFIRKSIDDFRFEKDSSGYFFVYKGTVNVALPTKKSLHGKDLSGAKDKNGVYYVRELAKQAGDGGGFVEYIFDKPGKGLQPKLAYSTMIPGTDMWIGTGVYIDNIEAAKVRVRDVIDGEVVGYTIKIVLIMVGLLLFILTPLCIVIVQSIVRPVKAATNAAVQVSEGDLTISLEPSGRSEIATLQQAINTMTTTLDKNLTDIKHKEAESAEQARVAKRMAEEAEEARQQAEGAKREGMLAAANKLESVLNNIVKISRDVERSTNEIMNGSDFQKERIAETATAMEEMNATVLEVARNATETNEDTEQTKDKAAEGHNAVQATMKSMLSVQGQTNELERLMDQLNTKSIEIGNVMSVINDIADQTNLLALNAAIEAARAGEAGRGFAVVADEVRKLAEKTIGATDEVDKSISSIQELAKQNIVGMRTAVGAISEATEYSRSSGDVLAEIVALASNAAGQVQSIATAAEEQSATSDEINRSIAEIDSMTEDNARNSMLAAESATDLSREVNALVALVQELRS from the coding sequence ATGTTAAAAAATTTATCTATTGCTGGGCGCTTTGTTTTGCTGCTGGCTTCTGTGCTTGTTTTTTTGGTTCTTTGCGGTGCTATGTTTCTACTTGAAATTCGTGATGTAGAGCATATCGGACTCAGTGAAATTGAAAATGTGATGCTGATTGGACAAAAAGAGAAAGTTGAGGTTGCTACCAGAGCTGCGGCAGAATCTATTGGAGCTCAACTGCAAGAGATAGATGGTGATGATGCTAAAGTTGCATTCATTCGTAAGTCTATTGATGATTTTAGATTTGAGAAAGATAGCTCAGGTTATTTCTTTGTGTATAAAGGAACAGTCAACGTCGCACTCCCAACAAAGAAATCTCTACACGGTAAAGACCTTAGCGGGGCAAAAGATAAGAACGGTGTGTATTACGTTCGCGAGCTTGCTAAACAAGCCGGGGACGGTGGCGGATTTGTAGAATATATTTTTGATAAACCGGGTAAGGGTCTCCAGCCAAAGCTGGCTTACTCCACTATGATTCCCGGAACTGATATGTGGATAGGGACCGGGGTGTATATTGATAACATTGAAGCTGCAAAAGTTCGCGTCAGAGATGTTATTGATGGCGAAGTCGTCGGTTATACAATTAAAATTGTCTTAATTATGGTCGGGTTGCTGCTTTTTATTCTAACGCCTTTGTGTATTGTTATTGTCCAGTCCATCGTGCGTCCGGTGAAGGCTGCAACAAATGCGGCTGTGCAGGTCTCAGAAGGTGATTTGACAATCAGTTTGGAGCCTTCAGGCAGAAGTGAAATAGCCACTCTGCAGCAGGCTATTAATACTATGACCACTACACTTGATAAGAACTTGACTGACATCAAGCATAAGGAAGCTGAATCTGCTGAACAGGCCCGCGTAGCCAAAAGAATGGCGGAAGAAGCTGAGGAAGCCCGTCAGCAGGCTGAAGGTGCAAAGCGAGAGGGGATGCTCGCTGCTGCAAACAAGCTTGAAAGCGTACTTAATAATATTGTTAAAATATCTCGAGACGTAGAAAGATCTACAAACGAAATTATGAATGGTAGTGATTTCCAGAAAGAACGCATTGCTGAGACTGCAACAGCAATGGAAGAAATGAACGCGACAGTTCTCGAAGTTGCCAGAAACGCGACCGAAACCAATGAAGATACCGAACAGACCAAGGATAAGGCAGCCGAAGGTCATAATGCTGTTCAAGCTACCATGAAGTCCATGCTCAGTGTTCAGGGGCAGACCAACGAGCTGGAAAGACTTATGGACCAGCTCAACACAAAGTCTATTGAAATTGGTAACGTAATGAGCGTAATCAACGATATTGCTGACCAGACCAATCTTCTTGCCCTTAACGCTGCAATTGAGGCTGCGCGAGCTGGTGAAGCCGGACGCGGTTTCGCTGTCGTAGCCGACGAAGTCCGTAAGTTGGCTGAAAAGACTATCGGTGCCACTGACGAAGTCGACAAGTCGATCAGCTCAATTCAGGAGCTGGCAAAGCAGAATATTGTCGGTATGCGTACCGCAGTGGGTGCTATCAGCGAAGCTACTGAGTATTCCCGTTCTTCCGGGGATGTTTTGGCTGAGATTGTTGCTCTGGCATCTAATGCAGCCGGGCAGGTCCAGTCCATAGCCACCGCAGCTGAAGAGCAGTCCGCCACATCGGATGAGATTAACCGTAGTATTGCTGAAATTGATTCCATGACTGAGGATAACGCCCGTAACAGTATGCTTGCAGCAGAGTCCGCAACAGACCTTTCGCGTGAAGTTAATGCGCTTGTCGCTTTAGTTCAGGAACTTAGAAGCTAA
- a CDS encoding Dabb family protein, producing MIKHIVMWNLKEEAAGATAAENGAKVKGMIEALNGKISELKHVEVSVDVFEATQEWGMVLYSEFESKEDLQSYAVHPLHQECVAFIKQVVSSRDAIDYVI from the coding sequence ATGATTAAACATATTGTAATGTGGAACCTGAAAGAGGAGGCTGCAGGTGCAACTGCAGCTGAGAACGGTGCTAAGGTTAAAGGAATGATTGAAGCTCTGAATGGCAAGATCTCCGAGCTCAAGCATGTTGAAGTAAGTGTAGATGTTTTTGAAGCCACTCAAGAGTGGGGCATGGTGCTTTACTCTGAATTTGAAAGCAAGGAAGATTTGCAGTCTTACGCTGTGCATCCTTTGCATCAGGAGTGCGTTGCTTTTATTAAACAAGTCGTGAGTTCTCGTGATGCTATTGATTATGTAATCTAA
- a CDS encoding methyl-accepting chemotaxis protein, producing MLKNLSIGARFFLLLALMVVFLVGTGVFFFGAIKDITAYGVRNTAEIMLKDQKDKIELATRSMALSIGQEIKRISDPDERLEFIRQALDPVRFEKDNSGYFFVYKGTVNMVMPPKKSLHGKDLGGLKDKNGLYMIRELSKIAHSGGGYVKYYFEKPGSGIQPKISYSMMIPGTDMWIGTGVYIDNIQLETGKMGDAMHESADGITLKIALGAGAILLLVVLPLSISLIRSVVHPLVESTDAASQVAAGHLDISLTPSGRNEISALQAALNAMVQTLAANLDSIKAKEAEAQEQTRIAEHAAAEAREAQIRAEGAKKEGMLAAAEKLHSVVERVSSVTAEVASSADEIQRGSEFQKQRVAETATAMEEMNATVLEVAKNATITNESSAQSMDKAREGARVVQDVIEAMRNIQERTTGLRKSMEHLDTQAVDIGNVLGVINDIADQTNLLALNAAIEAARAGDAGRGFAVVADEVRKLAEKTIGATEEVEASITSIQKLARENVQSMDSTVDAVETATGLSRSSGEMLDEIVELARNSADQVRSIATAAEEQSATSDEINRSVSEIDSMTEENAHNSQLAAAGTRSLSKEVQSLLNLIEELRSGE from the coding sequence ATGTTAAAGAACCTGTCGATAGGTGCCAGATTTTTCCTGCTGCTGGCCTTAATGGTAGTTTTTCTGGTAGGGACCGGGGTGTTTTTTTTCGGGGCAATCAAGGATATTACCGCATATGGGGTCCGCAATACCGCTGAAATAATGCTAAAGGACCAGAAGGATAAAATTGAACTAGCCACAAGGAGCATGGCCTTATCCATTGGTCAGGAAATAAAGCGTATCAGTGATCCTGATGAGCGGTTGGAATTTATCCGTCAGGCTTTGGACCCTGTCCGGTTTGAAAAGGATAATTCAGGTTATTTTTTTGTTTATAAGGGAACTGTAAACATGGTCATGCCCCCTAAAAAGTCTTTGCATGGTAAGGATCTTGGCGGTTTGAAGGATAAGAACGGGCTGTACATGATCAGGGAGCTAAGCAAGATTGCTCATTCCGGCGGTGGCTATGTGAAGTATTATTTTGAAAAGCCCGGGTCAGGAATCCAGCCCAAGATCAGTTATTCCATGATGATTCCCGGTACTGATATGTGGATAGGGACCGGAGTTTATATTGATAACATTCAATTGGAAACCGGGAAGATGGGCGACGCTATGCACGAAAGCGCTGATGGTATTACATTGAAGATAGCACTGGGCGCAGGTGCTATTCTGCTATTGGTCGTCCTTCCGCTGTCAATTTCGCTTATTCGCTCTGTTGTTCATCCACTGGTGGAATCAACTGATGCCGCCTCTCAGGTGGCTGCAGGTCATCTTGATATTTCACTTACCCCCTCAGGGCGTAATGAAATATCTGCTTTGCAGGCTGCATTGAACGCAATGGTTCAAACTTTAGCCGCCAACCTTGACAGCATTAAGGCTAAGGAGGCCGAGGCTCAAGAACAGACCCGTATAGCTGAGCATGCTGCGGCTGAAGCCCGCGAAGCCCAGATCAGGGCTGAAGGAGCCAAGAAGGAAGGAATGCTCGCCGCCGCTGAAAAGTTGCATAGTGTTGTTGAACGCGTTTCAAGCGTGACTGCGGAAGTAGCAAGTAGTGCCGATGAGATTCAGCGTGGTAGCGAATTTCAGAAGCAGCGTGTGGCTGAAACTGCTACCGCTATGGAAGAAATGAACGCAACAGTTTTGGAAGTAGCCAAGAATGCTACTATAACTAATGAAAGTTCTGCCCAGTCCATGGACAAGGCCCGTGAGGGGGCCAGAGTGGTGCAGGATGTAATTGAAGCAATGCGCAATATTCAGGAACGGACTACCGGGTTGAGGAAATCCATGGAACATCTGGATACTCAGGCTGTGGACATAGGTAATGTTCTTGGAGTCATCAACGACATAGCAGATCAGACCAACCTGCTGGCGCTGAATGCTGCCATCGAGGCTGCGCGTGCCGGTGACGCTGGACGCGGCTTTGCAGTTGTGGCCGATGAAGTTCGAAAGCTGGCTGAAAAGACCATTGGAGCAACAGAGGAAGTCGAAGCCAGCATAACTTCAATCCAGAAGCTTGCACGTGAAAATGTTCAGAGTATGGATTCCACTGTTGATGCTGTTGAAACTGCAACCGGACTGTCTCGTTCTTCCGGCGAAATGCTGGATGAGATTGTAGAACTGGCCAGGAACTCCGCTGACCAGGTAAGGTCCATTGCAACAGCGGCAGAAGAACAGTCCGCTACTTCAGACGAGATCAACCGCAGCGTCAGTGAAATTGATTCAATGACTGAAGAGAATGCGCATAACAGCCAACTGGCAGCAGCAGGAACCCGTTCACTTTCAAAAGAAGTGCAGTCTCTTTTGAATCTGATTGAAGAATTGCGCAGTGGAGAGTAA